GGGGTCCACATGGAAATTCAGGCAGGAGCCAGTTTATTTGTATCCACCCAACCCACCTCGCAGGTAACTTCCTTTAAACACAAAACCGGAATTGAAGGAGGCGTGATGTATCGTTATAATGATGCTTTGGGTCTTTTAGCGGCCTATAAGAACGAAAATCTGAGAATCGGTCTTTGTTACGACCTGAGTGTTTCGGTTTACGGAGAAGCGCTGAAACGTCGCGGTGGGGCAGAATTAAGTTTGATCTATTACGGGATCAACAAAAGTTTAAGAGACCGCAAGCCGATTTACGAATAAGCAATGAACAGGCATAAAATGAAATAGGGGGCACTAGGCCCCCTATTCTCATTTGAGAAAATCTCAAAATTACTTAACGTGCTTAGAAACAACTTTCGCAAGTTCGAACATAGAGATTTGACCTTTTCCGCCGAATACAGCTTTAAGCTTAGCATCAGCATTGATCATACGCTTGTTCTTTTGGTCTTGAAGTTTGTTCTTCTTAATGTAATCCCAAATCTTCTTAACGATTTCGGTACGCGGCATAGCCTTGTTACCTACAACTTCAGCTAAAACTGCGCTTGGAGTAAGAGCACGCATGAAAGCCTCATTAGGC
The sequence above is drawn from the Flavobacteriales bacterium genome and encodes:
- a CDS encoding SWIB/MDM2 domain-containing protein, with amino-acid sequence MRALTPSAVLAEVVGNKAMPRTEIVKKIWDYIKKNKLQDQKNKRMINADAKLKAVFGGKGQISMFELAKVVSKHVK